TATAGCTATACCTAAGCCATTATTGATTTTTGGTAAGCCTTCAGCGCTAGAAAAAATTCTTCTTCCTGGTTTTGATACTCTTTCAAAAGTACTAATTACTGGGTTTCCAGAGTGATATTTAAGCTCTAACGATAAAACAGCTTTATTATTATCGTTGTTAACTTTAAAATCTTTGATGAAACCCTCATTTTTTAAAATATCTGCTATTTTACTTTTAAAGTTTGAAGAAGGTAATTCTACCTTTTTATGATTTCTTGCTTGAGCATTTTTTACTCTGGCTATCATATCTCCAATTGGGTCACTTAAACTCATAATTTCCTTTCTACCAACTTGATTTCACTAATCCAGGAATTTTGCCTTGTAATCCTAACTGTCTTAAAGCAATCCTAGAAATCTTTAATTTTCTATAAACACCATGAGGTCTGCCAGTTATTTGACATCTATTCATAACTCTAATCTTTGCAGAATTTCTTGGTAATTTTGATAATTTTTGTTGTGCCTTGAATCTTTCTTCAAAAGGCAATTTTTTATCCATTATTATTTTTTTTAGTTTTTCTCTTTTTTTATAAAACTTATCGGAAAGTTTAATTCTCTTATTGTTTTTATTAATTGAGCTCAATTTAGCCATATTAATTGTCTCCTTTTTTAATAAATGGAAAGTTAAGTTTTTCTAGTAATGCATAACTATGTTCTGGGCTCTTTGAAGAAATAGCTATTGTAATATCCAATCCTCTTACTTTATCTGCACGATCAAAGCTTACCTCAGGGAAAATTATGTGTTCTTTAATTCCAAAAGTGTAATTACCAAACTTATCAAAACCTTTTGGAGATAACCCTCTGAAATCTTTAATTCTTGGTAAAGCAATATTTACTAATCTGTCTAAAAATTCATACATTTTGTTCTTTCTTAGAGTGACTTTCAAACCCGCATTAGAACCTTTTCTTGTTTTAAAATTTGCTACAGATTTTTTAAATTTTGTTATTACAGGTTTTTGTCCTGTTATTTTACCCATATCTTCTTCACATGATTTTAAAATTTTGCTATCATTTCCATCTAAACCAAGACCCATATTTAAGACAATCTTCTCAATTTTTGGACCCATATAAATGTTTTTTAAACCAAATTGATCTTTAAGTGCAGGTTGAATCTCTTTTAAATATATTTCTTTTAATCTTGGTGACATAATTATTTTTTAGCCTCTTTTTTTGATGTTTTAGCTTTTTCATCAATTAATTTTAAATTTGAAATATGAATAAAGCTTTCTTTAGATACAATTCCACCTTTTTTTTCTTTTGTAGTTTTAACGTGTTTTTTAACCATATTAATATCTTTAACTTTTGCTCTATTCATTGATCTATCAATCTCAATAACTTCACCTTCTTTTTTTTTGTCTTTTCCAGCTAATACCAAAACTTTTAAACCTTTTTTTATCATCTTTATAAAACCTCTGGTGCCAAAGAAATAATTTTCATTTGCCCTCTTGTTCTTAACTCCCTCGTTACTGGACCAAATATTCTTGTCCCTACTGGTTCTCCTTTATCATCAACCAGTACCGCAGCATTATTATCAAATCTAACTTTAGATCCATCATCTCTATGAATACCCTTTTTTACTCTTACAACCACAGCTTTATGAACAGAGCCTTTTTTAACTTTACCTTTAGGAATTGCTTCTTTTACAGCAATTACAATTGTATCACCTATGCTAGCATATCTTCTTTTTGAACCACCCAAAACTTTAATACACTCTATTCTTTTTGCACCTGTGTTATCAGCAACTTGTAATTCTGTTTGCACTTGTATCATTACTTAGTATTCTCCATTACTTGAAATTTTTTATTTTTTGAAAATGGTTTACTTTCAATTATTGAAACTTTATCTCCATTTTTAAACTTATTATTTTCGTCATGAGCGTTGTATTTTTTTCTTACTTTAACAACCTTTTTAAGAACTGGATGTGAGTATTTTCTCTCTACCATTACAGTTACAGTTTTGTTAGGTTTATCGCTGACAACTATTCCAGTTAATATTTTTTTAGGCATTTGTTTTTCCTTTTAAAAATGTTTTTAATCTTGCTATAGTTTTTTTTGTTTCTCCAATTTTTGCTGGATTTGTTACTTGTGAATTCATTTTTTGAAATCTAAAATTGAAAAGATCTTTTTTAAATTTGTCAATATTCTTAACAATTTCATCTTTAGACATTTTTTTTATTTCAGTTCTTTTCATTTATGCAAACCTTTTAATTGTTTTAGTTTTTATAGGTAATTTTGCTGAGGCCTTATACAAAGCCTCTTTAGCAATTTGTTCAGATACACCATCTACCTCAAATAAAATTCTACCTGGTTTTACACGACATGCATAATATTCTGGTGAACCTTTACCTTTACCCATTCTAACTTCTATCGGTTTCTTTGAAACAGGTATATTAGGGAAAACTCTAGTCCAAACTCTTCCTTGTCTTTTCATATGTCTTGTAAGTGCTACTCTGGCAGCTTCAATTTGCTTACCTGTAATTCTTTCTGGCGACAAAGCTTTAAGGGCAAAAGCACCATAATTAATAAAATTAGCTCTAGAGGCATTTCCATGGATTCTACCTTTGTGCGCTTTTCTCCATTTAGTTCTTACTGGTTGTAACATTATTTGTTTGCCTCTTTTGGTGTTTCCTTGTTTGTTTCTTGACTAAATTCCTTCGCAAAAACTTCACCTTTGTATATCCATACTTTTATACCGATTATTCCATAAGTAGTTAAAGCTTCTGCTTCAGCATAATCAATATCTGCTCTTAAAGTGTGTGAAGGAATACTTCCATCTCTCAACCATTCAGTTCTTGCAATTTCATTTCCTCCTAATCTTCCACTTATTGAAACTTTAATACCTTTAGCTCCTAGTCTTAGACATGATTGCATAGCTCTCTTCATTGCTCTTCTGTAAGATATTCTTTTCACAAGCTGTTGAGCAATATTTTCTGCTACAAGATATGCGTTAGTTTCAGGTTTTTTTACTTCTTTTATGTTTAATGCTACTTCGTTTGAAGTTATTTTTGCTAAATTATTTTTAATCTTATCTATGTCACTACCTTTTTTACCAATCACAAATCCCGGTCTTGAAGTGTAAATAGTTACATAACATTTATTAGATGTTCTTTCTATCATTACCTTTGAAACACCTGAATTAATAACATTCTTTTTAATGTATTCTCTGATCTTAAAATCTTCGATAAGATAATTTCCAAAGTCTTTTTTCTTAGCATACCAAACAGAGTCCCAACCTCTGTTCACCCCAAGTCTAAAACCTACAGGATTAACCTTTTGACCCATGACTCTCCATTTGTTTAGCTTCAGTTAATATTATTGTGACACTAGAATAAGGTTTTAAAATTGGCGCAGCTCTTCCTTTTGCTCTAGGTCTAAATCTTTTCATTGTAATTTTTTTTCCACAATAAGCTTCTTTGACAATTAGATTGTCAATATCATATTGAAAATTATTTTCAGCATTAGCAATTGCTGAACTAATAGTTTTTCTAATATCTCTAGTAATTCTTTTTTCAGAAAACTCTAAATCTCTGATAGCAACATCAACTTTTTTTCCAACAATCCCTTTAAGTATTGGATTTAGCTTTCTTACACTTGATCTAATGTTGTTGTTAATTGATTTAACAAGTTTATCAGTTTTATTTTGTATTTTCTTTTTTTTGCTCATCTTTAATTTTTAGCCTCTGCTGGTTTTGCTTTTTTATCTGCAGGTGTATGACCAAAGAAGGTTCTAGTTGGTGCAAACTCACCAAGTTTATGTCCAACCATATCTTCAGAAACAGTAATTGGGATAAATTTTTTACCATTATAAATTAAAAAGCTAACTCCAACAAAATCAGGAATAATAGTTGATTTTCTTGACCATGTTTTGATAGGAATTTTTTTAGGATCAGCCTTATACTTATCAACCTTTTTCATGAGGCTTTCTTCAACAAATGGACCTTTCCAAACTGCTCTTGCCATAAAATGTTAATCCTTTCTTTTCTTCCTTCTTCTGACTATAAATTTATCAGTTCTTTTATTATCTCTAGTTTTTAATCCTTTAGCTGACTGTCCAGTCGGTGAAACTGGATGTCTTCCTCCTGCAGTCTTACCTTCTCCACCTCCATGTGGGTGATCAACAGGATTTTTAACAACACCTCTTGTATGTGGTCTTCTACCTAACCATCTAGATCTTCCAGCTTTTCCGATTTTAATATTTTTTTGATCTGGGTTGCTTAAAATTCCTATTGTAGCAAGAGCTCTTGAATCTATCTTTCTTACTTCACCAGAGGCAAGTTTAATCAAGCTATAATTTCCATCTATACCACTAATAGTCACCGATGTTCCAGCTGATCTTGCTAATTTACCTCCAGCACCTGGTTGGATTTCAACATTATGGATATTTATTCCAACTGGTATATCTTGAAGTGGCATACAGTTTCCAATCTTAATCTCTTTTTTCGAACCATTTTCGATTACATCACCAGCTTTAATTTTTTGAGGAGCTAAATAATAAGCATGAGTATTATCTTGGAATTTTACAAGCATTATGTAGCAAGATCTATTTGGATCATATTCAATTCTCTCAACTGTAGCAGGCATATCAAATTTTTTTCTGTAAAAATCTACATGTCTGTACATTTTTTTATGTCCACCAGCTCTATTTATAGAAGTAATTCTCCCGTTATTGTTTCTACCTTTCATAGCATTTTTAGGTGAAACTAATGATTTAAATGGTTTTCCTTTCCATAGTTCTGATCTATCAACTAAGATTGTACCTCTTGTAGATTTTGTATATGGTTTAAAAGTTTTTAATGCCATTTTAAATTCCTGTTGTTAGATCTATGCTCTGACCTTTTTTGAGAGTTATGATTGCTTTTTTAAAACCAGAGACTTTTACTTTTCTACCTCTTGTAAGTTTAGTTCTATTTTGTTTATTTATAATGTTAATTTTTGTTACATTAACTTTAAATATTTTTTCTATATTCTTTTTTAAACTAACCTTATTTGCACTAGAAGGCACTTTGAATACGATTTTATTATGTTCAGATAAATTTGTAGATTTTTCAGTGACAACTGGAGATAAAATTTTATCGTATAAATGTAGTCTACTCATTAGCTATATCTCTTTTCTAATTCTTTTACAGAACTTTCTGTAAAAACAATCTTTTTAAATTTAACAACATCAAATGCACTAAAGTGATTTACATCTGTTACTTTGATATTTGGAATATTTCTAACTGATCTTTCAATTTTATCTTTTGAAGATTTATCTAAAACTATCAAAGAATTTGTAATATCAAACTTTTTAACAATTTGATTCATTTCTTTTGTTTTTTTTATTTCAGAACTAAAATCATTAAAAATCATTAAATTTTTATCTTTATTTTTTTCACTCAACAATGATGCGATGCTAAGTTTTTTCTCACTTTTATTTAGTTTTCTTTTTTTATAAGCTAGCTCACCTTTTGGCCCATGAGCCACACCACCACCAACAAATATTGGTGCTTTTCTAGAGGCATGTCTTGCATTACCAGTACCTTTTTGTGCATAAATTTTTGATGTAGGACCAGAAACTTCATTTTGCTGTTTTGTTTTTGCATGACGTCCTTTATAGTTTGCATTAGTTTTGTATAAAACAGCACTCACCAATCTTTTGTTAATTTTTGCAGAAAAAACTTTATCTAAAACTTCTATAGAGTCTTTTTTTCCATCTAAACTATGTTTATCTATTTTCATTATTTTTTCTTTTTATCTGGTGTTTTTTTTGCTTCTTCTGCAGCAGCTATTTTTTCTGTAACAGTTAATTTTTTAATATTTTTAACTGACTTTTTAACAAGTACTTCGGTATTTTTTGATCCAGGGATTGAACCTTTTAAATAAAGTAACTCATTTTCTAAATCAGTCTTTATTATTTCAATGTTTTGCATAGTTCTTAATTTATCACCCATGTGACCAGCCATTTTTTTTCCTTTAAATACTTTACCCGGGTCTTGTCTTTGACCTGTAGACCCATGAGATCTATGTGAAATTGAAACACCGTGAGTAGCTCTCAAACCACCAAAATTATGCCTTTTCATCGCTCCTGCAAAACCTTTACCGATAGTTTTTGATTTTGTATCAACAAACTTAATGTCTTTAAAAATTTCTAAGCCAAATTCATTTCCTTCTTTGTAATCTTCAGTTTTAGCGACTCTATATTCTTTTAACTTTTTCTTAGCTTCTGTATTTTTTTTTGCAAAAAAACCTTTCATTGCTTTTGTTAATTTTGAACTTTTAATTTTTCCGTAACCAAGTTGTATGGCTTTGTAACCCCTTTTTTCTTCTTCTATTACTTGTATTACTCTAGCTTTTTCCATTTTTAGAACTGTAACAGGAACTAGTTGGCCCGTTTTGTAAAACTCTCGCGTCATTCCAATTTTTTTTCCAATTAAAGCTATTTCTGACATTATATTTTTATCTCCACATCAACACCTGAAGCTAAATCTAATTTCATCAAAGCTTCAACAGTTTGTGGTGTTGGTTCTATTATATCGATTAATCTTTTATGTGTTCTGCTCTCAAATTGTTCTCTACTTTTTTTGTCTATATGGGGTGATCTTAAAACTGTGTATCTTTCTATTCTTGTTGGTAATGGAATAGGACCTTTAATTGTAGCTCCAGTTCTTTTTACTGTGTTAACAATTTCTTCTGTAGAAGCATCTAAAATTTTATTATCATATGCTCTAAGTTTAATTCTGATGTTTTGTTTTTCCATATTAACCAGCTACCTTTTTAGTTACCTCATCCTGAACGTTCTGAGGAACTTTTGAATAATGATCAAAGAACATAGAATATTGAGCTCTTCCTTGAGACATAGATCTTAAATTATTAATATAGCCAAACATATTAGCTAAAGGAACCATAGCTGTTATGACAGTTGCATTTCCTCTTTGCTCTTGAGTGCTAATTTGGCCTCTTCTACTATTTAAATCACCAATTACATCACCCATATAATCTTCGGGAGTAACAACCTCAACTCTCATTATTGGTTCCAACAATTTTAATCCACCTTGAGTACAAGCTTCCTTGAAACATGATCTGCTAGCTAATTCAAAAGCTAAAACACTTGAGTCAACATCATGATGCAACCCGTCAACAATAGTTACTTTGTAATCAATCATTGGAAACCCAGCTAATATCCCTGAGTCAGAAACTGTTTCTATACCTTTTTCTACACCAGGAATAAATTCTTTTGGAATTGCTCCACCTTTAATTGCACTTTCAACTAATCTTCCTTTGCCTGGTTCTTGAGGTTCAACAAAAAGCTTAACTTTTGCAAACTGACCTGCACCGCCACTTTGTTTTTTATGTATATACTCAAATTCTGCTGAACTCTCGATTGTTTCTCTATAAGCAACCTGCGGAGCACCAACATTAGCTTCAACTTTAAATTCTCTTTTCATTCGATCAACGATGATATCTAAGTGAAGTTCACCCATACCTTTAATAATTGTTTGTCCGGATTCATCATCCGATGAAACTCTAAAAGATGGGTCTTCCTTTGCTAATCTGGCTAAAGCTTCACCCATTTTTTCTTGGTCTCCTTTAGTCTTTGGCTCAACAGCAATTTCAATAACTGGATCAGGGAACTCCATTGGCTCAAGTAAAACTTGGGTATCTTTGTTACATAAAGTGTGTCCTGTCATTGTATTTTTAAGACCTGCAAGTGAAACTATATCACCAGCATTTGCTTCCTTAATATCTTCTCTAGAATTTGCGTGCATTAAAAGCATTCTTCCGACTCTTTCTTCCTTTTCAGAAGATGAGTTATAAACTGCAGTTCCTGATTTAATTGTACCAGAGTAAACTCTGATAAATGTTAATGATCCAACAAAAGGATCGTTTGCAACTTTAAATGCTAAAGCAGAAAATGGCGCATTATCATCAAATTTCATTTCAACTTCTTCGTCTGAACCTACTTTAGTTCCTTTTATTGATCCAATATCTACTGGACTTGGCAAATAATTTATTACAGCATCTAATAAAGGTTGAACTCCTTTATTTTTAAAAGCAGATCCAGTTAATACTGGTACAAAACTAAAGTTTAAAGTACCTTTTCTAATACATTTAACCAAATCTTCTTCTTTAATTTCATCGCCATTTAAATAGTTTTCCATTAATTTTTCATCTTGCTCCACAGCCATTTCAACTAATTCAGTTCTGTATTTATTTGAAATTTCTTTCAAATCATCTGGAATTTCTTTATATTCCCATTCTGCACCTAGGGCTTCGTTTTTCCAAACCTGTGCTTTCATTTTAACTAAATCAACAACACCTGTTAAAGAAGCTTCAATGCCAATTGGCACTTGTAGAACTAATGGTTTAGCTCCTAGTCTATCTTTAATCATATCAACACATCTAAAAAAATCTGCACCTGTTCTATCTAATTTATTTACAAAACATATTCTTGGAACTTTATATTTGTCTGCTTGCCTCCAAACAGTCTCTGATTGTGGTTCAACACCAGCAACACCATCGAAAACAGCTACAGCACCATCTAGAACCTTTAATGATCTTTCAACTTCGATTGTAAAATCAACGTGGCCAGGGGTATCGATAATATTTATTCTATGATCTTGCCAAAAACAAGTAGTGGCTGCTGAGGTAATTGTAATTCCTCTTTCTTGCTCTTGTTCCATCCAGTCCATCGTTGCAGCACCGTCATGTACTTCACCAATCTTATGACTTTTTCCTGTGTAATATAAAATTCTTTCTGTAGTAGTTGTCTTACCAGCATCAATGTGGGCCATGATACCAATGTTTCTATATTTATCTAATGTATGTGTTCTAGCCATTTAATTACCATCTAAAATGAGCAAAAGCTTTATTTGATTCTGCCATCTTATGAACATCCTCTCTTTTTTTAACTGCTGCACCTTTTTTTTCGTATGCATCAAATAACTCATTAAAAATTTTATCAGACATATGTTTGTCTTTTCTTTTTCTTGCTGAGTCTACTAACCATCTTATAGCCAGAGCTTGTGCTCTTTTACTTTTTACTTCTACTGGTACTTGATAAGTTGCACCTCCAACTCTTCTAGATCTTACTTCTACGGTTGGCTTTATGTTATTAATAGCTTCATTAAAAACGTTTATAGGTTCATCTTTTGATTTAGTCTTAATTTTATCAATTGCATCGTAAACAATTTTTGCTGCAACACCTCTTTTGCCATCATACATAATGTTATTGATTAGTTTTGGAATTACAGTTGAATTAAATTTAGGGTCTGGAACAATATTTTTTTTAGGTTGTGTTTTTTTTCTAGACATTTTTATTTACCTTTTTTTGTTCCGTACAATGATCTTCTTTGTTTTCTGTTAGCAACACCTTGAGTATCCAGATTACCTCTTAAAATATGATATCTGACTCCAGGTAAATCTTTAACTCTTCCACCTCTAATTAAAACGA
The DNA window shown above is from alpha proteobacterium HIMB5 and carries:
- a CDS encoding Ribosomal protein S14p/S29e (PFAM: Ribosomal protein S14p/S29e) yields the protein MAKLSSINKNNKRIKLSDKFYKKREKLKKIIMDKKLPFEERFKAQQKLSKLPRNSAKIRVMNRCQITGRPHGVYRKLKISRIALRQLGLQGKIPGLVKSSW
- a CDS encoding LSU ribosomal protein L2P (PFAM: Ribosomal Proteins L2, RNA binding domain; Ribosomal Proteins L2, C-terminal domain~TIGRFAM: ribosomal protein L2, bacterial/organellar), with the protein product MALKTFKPYTKSTRGTILVDRSELWKGKPFKSLVSPKNAMKGRNNNGRITSINRAGGHKKMYRHVDFYRKKFDMPATVERIEYDPNRSCYIMLVKFQDNTHAYYLAPQKIKAGDVIENGSKKEIKIGNCMPLQDIPVGINIHNVEIQPGAGGKLARSAGTSVTISGIDGNYSLIKLASGEVRKIDSRALATIGILSNPDQKNIKIGKAGRSRWLGRRPHTRGVVKNPVDHPHGGGEGKTAGGRHPVSPTGQSAKGLKTRDNKRTDKFIVRRRKKRKD
- a CDS encoding translation elongation factor 2 (EF-2/EF-G) (PFAM: Elongation factor Tu domain 2; Elongation factor G C-terminus; Elongation factor Tu GTP binding domain; Elongation factor G, domain IV~TIGRFAM: translation elongation factor EF-G; small GTP-binding protein domain): MARTHTLDKYRNIGIMAHIDAGKTTTTERILYYTGKSHKIGEVHDGAATMDWMEQEQERGITITSAATTCFWQDHRINIIDTPGHVDFTIEVERSLKVLDGAVAVFDGVAGVEPQSETVWRQADKYKVPRICFVNKLDRTGADFFRCVDMIKDRLGAKPLVLQVPIGIEASLTGVVDLVKMKAQVWKNEALGAEWEYKEIPDDLKEISNKYRTELVEMAVEQDEKLMENYLNGDEIKEEDLVKCIRKGTLNFSFVPVLTGSAFKNKGVQPLLDAVINYLPSPVDIGSIKGTKVGSDEEVEMKFDDNAPFSALAFKVANDPFVGSLTFIRVYSGTIKSGTAVYNSSSEKEERVGRMLLMHANSREDIKEANAGDIVSLAGLKNTMTGHTLCNKDTQVLLEPMEFPDPVIEIAVEPKTKGDQEKMGEALARLAKEDPSFRVSSDDESGQTIIKGMGELHLDIIVDRMKREFKVEANVGAPQVAYRETIESSAEFEYIHKKQSGGAGQFAKVKLFVEPQEPGKGRLVESAIKGGAIPKEFIPGVEKGIETVSDSGILAGFPMIDYKVTIVDGLHHDVDSSVLAFELASRSCFKEACTQGGLKLLEPIMRVEVVTPEDYMGDVIGDLNSRRGQISTQEQRGNATVITAMVPLANMFGYINNLRSMSQGRAQYSMFFDHYSKVPQNVQDEVTKKVAG
- a CDS encoding ribosomal protein S19, bacterial/organelle (PFAM: Ribosomal protein S19~TIGRFAM: ribosomal protein S19, bacterial/organelle), with product MARAVWKGPFVEESLMKKVDKYKADPKKIPIKTWSRKSTIIPDFVGVSFLIYNGKKFIPITVSEDMVGHKLGEFAPTRTFFGHTPADKKAKPAEAKN
- a CDS encoding ribosomal protein S10, bacterial/organelle (PFAM: Ribosomal protein S10p/S20e~TIGRFAM: ribosomal protein S10, bacterial/organelle), translated to MEKQNIRIKLRAYDNKILDASTEEIVNTVKRTGATIKGPIPLPTRIERYTVLRSPHIDKKSREQFESRTHKRLIDIIEPTPQTVEALMKLDLASGVDVEIKI
- a CDS encoding SSU ribosomal protein S3P (PFAM: KH domain; Ribosomal protein S3, C-terminal domain; Ribosomal protein S3, N-terminal domain~TIGRFAM: ribosomal protein S3, bacterial type), whose protein sequence is MGQKVNPVGFRLGVNRGWDSVWYAKKKDFGNYLIEDFKIREYIKKNVINSGVSKVMIERTSNKCYVTIYTSRPGFVIGKKGSDIDKIKNNLAKITSNEVALNIKEVKKPETNAYLVAENIAQQLVKRISYRRAMKRAMQSCLRLGAKGIKVSISGRLGGNEIARTEWLRDGSIPSHTLRADIDYAEAEALTTYGIIGIKVWIYKGEVFAKEFSQETNKETPKEANK
- a CDS encoding LSU ribosomal protein L16P (PFAM: Ribosomal protein L16p/L10e~TIGRFAM: ribosomal protein L16, bacterial/organelle), with translation MLQPVRTKWRKAHKGRIHGNASRANFINYGAFALKALSPERITGKQIEAARVALTRHMKRQGRVWTRVFPNIPVSKKPIEVRMGKGKGSPEYYACRVKPGRILFEVDGVSEQIAKEALYKASAKLPIKTKTIKRFA
- a CDS encoding ribosomal protein L4/L1 family protein (PFAM: Ribosomal protein L4/L1 family~TIGRFAM: 50S ribosomal protein L4, bacterial/organelle), coding for MKIDKHSLDGKKDSIEVLDKVFSAKINKRLVSAVLYKTNANYKGRHAKTKQQNEVSGPTSKIYAQKGTGNARHASRKAPIFVGGGVAHGPKGELAYKKRKLNKSEKKLSIASLLSEKNKDKNLMIFNDFSSEIKKTKEMNQIVKKFDITNSLIVLDKSSKDKIERSVRNIPNIKVTDVNHFSAFDVVKFKKIVFTESSVKELEKRYS
- a CDS encoding LSU ribosomal protein L3P (PFAM: Ribosomal protein L3~TIGRFAM: 50S ribosomal protein L3, bacterial) → MSEIALIGKKIGMTREFYKTGQLVPVTVLKMEKARVIQVIEEEKRGYKAIQLGYGKIKSSKLTKAMKGFFAKKNTEAKKKLKEYRVAKTEDYKEGNEFGLEIFKDIKFVDTKSKTIGKGFAGAMKRHNFGGLRATHGVSISHRSHGSTGQRQDPGKVFKGKKMAGHMGDKLRTMQNIEIIKTDLENELLYLKGSIPGSKNTEVLVKKSVKNIKKLTVTEKIAAAEEAKKTPDKKKK
- a CDS encoding SSU ribosomal protein S17P (PFAM: Ribosomal protein S17~TIGRFAM: 30S ribosomal protein S17), which encodes MPKKILTGIVVSDKPNKTVTVMVERKYSHPVLKKVVKVRKKYNAHDENNKFKNGDKVSIIESKPFSKNKKFQVMENTK
- a CDS encoding LSU ribosomal protein L14P (PFAM: Ribosomal protein L14p/L23e~TIGRFAM: ribosomal protein L14, bacterial/organelle); its protein translation is MIQVQTELQVADNTGAKRIECIKVLGGSKRRYASIGDTIVIAVKEAIPKGKVKKGSVHKAVVVRVKKGIHRDDGSKVRFDNNAAVLVDDKGEPVGTRIFGPVTRELRTRGQMKIISLAPEVL
- a CDS encoding LSU ribosomal protein L22P (PFAM: Ribosomal protein L22p/L17e~TIGRFAM: ribosomal protein L22, bacterial type), which codes for MSKKKKIQNKTDKLVKSINNNIRSSVRKLNPILKGIVGKKVDVAIRDLEFSEKRITRDIRKTISSAIANAENNFQYDIDNLIVKEAYCGKKITMKRFRPRAKGRAAPILKPYSSVTIILTEAKQMESHGSKG
- a CDS encoding SSU ribosomal protein S7P (PFAM: Ribosomal protein S7p/S5e~TIGRFAM: ribosomal protein S7, bacterial/organelle), with translation MSRKKTQPKKNIVPDPKFNSTVIPKLINNIMYDGKRGVAAKIVYDAIDKIKTKSKDEPINVFNEAINNIKPTVEVRSRRVGGATYQVPVEVKSKRAQALAIRWLVDSARKRKDKHMSDKIFNELFDAYEKKGAAVKKREDVHKMAESNKAFAHFRW
- a CDS encoding LSU ribosomal protein L29P (PFAM: Ribosomal L29 protein~TIGRFAM: ribosomal protein L29); protein product: MKRTEIKKMSKDEIVKNIDKFKKDLFNFRFQKMNSQVTNPAKIGETKKTIARLKTFLKGKTNA
- a CDS encoding LSU ribosomal protein L24P (TIGRFAM: ribosomal protein L24, bacterial/organelle), which encodes MIKKGLKVLVLAGKDKKKEGEVIEIDRSMNRAKVKDINMVKKHVKTTKEKKGGIVSKESFIHISNLKLIDEKAKTSKKEAKK
- a CDS encoding Ribosomal protein S8 (PFAM: Ribosomal protein S8), with protein sequence MSLSDPIGDMIARVKNAQARNHKKVELPSSNFKSKIADILKNEGFIKDFKVNNDNNKAVLSLELKYHSGNPVISTFERVSKPGRRIFSSAEGLPKINNGLGIAIVSTPKGVMTDLDARKQRVGGEIICKVF
- a CDS encoding Ribosomal protein L23 (PFAM: Ribosomal protein L23), whose protein sequence is MSRLHLYDKILSPVVTEKSTNLSEHNKIVFKVPSSANKVSLKKNIEKIFKVNVTKINIINKQNRTKLTRGRKVKVSGFKKAIITLKKGQSIDLTTGI
- a CDS encoding ribosomal L5P family protein,Ribosomal protein L5 (PFAM: ribosomal L5P family C-terminus; Ribosomal protein L5), with the translated sequence MSPRLKEIYLKEIQPALKDQFGLKNIYMGPKIEKIVLNMGLGLDGNDSKILKSCEEDMGKITGQKPVITKFKKSVANFKTRKGSNAGLKVTLRKNKMYEFLDRLVNIALPRIKDFRGLSPKGFDKFGNYTFGIKEHIIFPEVSFDRADKVRGLDITIAISSKSPEHSYALLEKLNFPFIKKGDN